A genomic segment from Triticum dicoccoides isolate Atlit2015 ecotype Zavitan chromosome 1A, WEW_v2.0, whole genome shotgun sequence encodes:
- the LOC119362873 gene encoding probable serine/threonine-protein kinase PBL25, whose amino-acid sequence MHWGIRAVKCFSCFRPEKKTSPRRTASGEVATSPVANAAVSTRSGAPLMESEGLKHGQSSSEIRANGEPAERSSMAKNARAFTYRELATATKNFRSDYLLGEGGFGRVYKGQLENGQIVAVKQLDLNGFQGNREFLVEVLMLSLLHHPNLVSLVGYCADGDQRLLVYEYMALGSLADHLLDITTDQTPLSWHIRMKIAHGTAKGLEYLHEKANPPVIYRDLKSPNILLDEEYNPKLSDFGLAKLGPVGEKTHVSTRVMGTYGYCAPEYIKTGQLTIKTDVYSFGIFLLELITGRKAVDSTKPASDQILVNWAMPIIRDRRRYHELVDPLLRGEYPEKDLSQAVAVAAMCLHEEDSVRPYMSDAVVALGFLAEVPASCEEKPSIAPQKKQAEDPPLSDGTQQDKSTFDRQRVVAQAIEWGAMRQKQKAQTQGKTTDSQCITDPTEANRV is encoded by the exons ATGCATTGGGGAATTCGGGCCGTGAAATGCTTTTCATGCTTCAGGCCTGAGAAGAAGACGTCGCCGAGGAGGACGGCATCGGGGGAGGTCGCCACCTCCCCCGTCGCAAATGCCGCCGTCTCGACGCGATCTGGAGCACCCCTCATGGAATCTG AGGGTCTGAAACATGGGCAATCATCATCCGAAATAAGAGCAAACGGTGAACCTGCCGAAAGGTCTAGCATGGCCAAAAATGCAAGAGCATTCACATACCGTGAGTTAGCGACAGCCACCAAGAACTTCCGCTCCGACTACCTTCTGGGAGAGGGGGGCTTTGGCAGGGTCTACAAGGGACAGCTTGAAAATGGCCAG ATTGTAGCTGTCAAACAACTAGACCTGAACGGATTTCAAGGCAACCGCGAGTTCCTGGTTGAAGTCTTGATGCTCAGCCTCTTACACCATCCAAACCTGGTCAGCTTGGTAGGCTATTGCGCAGACGGAGATCAACGGCTACTGGTGTACGAGTACATGGCCCTAGGTTCACTTGCAGACCACCTGCTTG ATATCACTACTGATCAAACACCACTAAGTTGGCATATAAGGATGAAGATAGCCCACGGAACCGCTAAGGGTCTCGAATACCTCCATGAGAAGGCTAACCCGCCGGTCATCTACCGGGATCTCAAGTCCCCCAACATCCTTCTTGACGAGGAATACAACCCTAAACTCTCAGACTTCGGGCTCGCAAAGCTTGGGCCTGTTGGGGAAAAGACACACGTCTCAACTCGAGTGATGGGCACATATGGGTACTGtgctccagaatatataaaaacagGCCAGCTAACTATCAAGACTGATGTGTACAGTTTTGGGATATTCCTACTTGAGTTGATCACAGGAAGAAAAGCTGTCGATTCAACTAAACCAGCAAGTGATCAAATCTTGGTTAACTGG GCAATGCCCATTATCAGAGATAGGAGGAGGTACCATGAGTTAGTAGACCCTCTTCTTAGAGGTGAATACCCAGAAAAAGACTTGAGCCAGGCTGTGGCTGTGGCGGCAATGTGCCTACATGAGGAAGACTCTGTGCGGCCATACATGAGTGACGCTGTTGTCGCATTGGGATTCCTTGCAGAAGTTCCTGCTAGCTGTGAAGAGAAACCTAGTATCGCGCCCCAAAAGAAGCAGGCTGAAGATCCCCCATTATCTGATGGAACTCAGCAAGATAAGAGCACATTCGATCGTCAAAGAGTTGTTGCTCAGGCCATCGAGTGGGGCGCCATGAGGCAAAAACAGAAAGCTCAAACTCAAGGAAAGACAACTGATTCTCAGTGCATTACAGATCCTACTGAAGCTAACAGGGTGTAA